GCGCAAGGAGAACGAGTACCGGCGGTGTCCGGCCGGCCCCGATCCGGACAGGACGCTAGCCCGGATGTCGATCAAATGTCTAGACCAAATGGAAGACCCACCCACGCTTCCGCCGTCGTTCGCAACCAACTCCGAGTGACTGTCAGGTGAATTCTTGACGGACTTGACGGCCCTGCAGCAGACTCGGGGACCCGTGCCCCCCGGCGACATCGACGTCCCGGCTGTCGGGCACCCTCCCGCGTTCCCGCCCCGCGCCGCCCCTCCGCCCCGCGCCGCCCCTCCGCCCCGCGGCGCTCCCGGGCGCACCCCGTCCCGTTCGACGAGACCCACCGAAACCCGGAGGCACCCGCCCGTGCCCTCTCCCGCCCCGCCGTCCGCATCCGCGCCCGCCGCGCCTCCCCCGCTCGCCGCACCCTCCCCGCCCTCCGGGCCCGCGCCGACGGCGGCCGGAGCCCCGCCCGCCCCCGGCCTGCCGGAACGGCTGCGCCGCCGCGTCCGGCACCGGCTGGCCGCCGCCCGGCTGCTGCGCCTGCTGCACCCGGCCCTGCTGGTCGGGGCGACCGTGCTGCACCTGGCGGTCGGCCTGCTGCCGATCGGCTTCATCGCCGCCACCAGCCACCTGATCGCCGCCCTGCCCGCCGCCCGCACCGGTGGTGGCGGGCCGACCGCGGCGCTGCTGATCGCCGCCGCCGCGTTCGTCCTGCACCAGGCGCTCGCCCCGTTCCAGTCGCTGGTCGGCGAACTGGTGGCCCGGCAGGTCGACGGCGCCCGGATCGCCGACCTGATGGCCTGCGCCCTGGACGGCCTGGACAGCGCCGCACTGGAGGAGCAGGACGTCCTCGACCTGCTCGCCGAGGCCCGCGGCGGCTTCGACCGCCTCTCGCCCACCCCGGGCGAGGCCGCCGCCGGGACGCTGGCCCTGCTCGCCCGCTACGCCCAACTGCTCGGTGCGGCCACCGTGGTGGGCATCGCCCTGGGCTGGCTCCCGGCCCTGCTGGTGACCGCCGCCGCGCTGGTCATCCGGGCCGGGCAGCGCGGCGCGCTGAGCCGCTTCGGCGCGGCCCGCGCCACCATGACCGGCCGCCGCCGGCGACTGGCGTACCTGCGCAGGACCGCCACCGGCACCGGCATCGCCAAAGAGGCCCGGATGCTCGGCCTGGTCCCCTGGCTGCGCGAACGGCACACCGCCGAGGCCCGCCGCTACCTCGAACCGCTCTGGGCCACCCGCCGCCGCCTGCTGTTCCGCCCCTTCCTCGGCCTGGCCGCGGTCGGCCTGCTCGGCGGCGGCGCGGCCCTCGCCCTGCTCGCCCGGGGCGGCGCGGCGCACACCCTGACGCTGTTCCAGCTCTCCGCGGCCCTCCAGGCGGTGCTGGTGCCGATGCGGTTCGGCGTGTTCTTCCCCGAGAGCGACATGCAGACCCTGTACGGGCTGACCGCCGAGGACGCCCTGCGCACCCTCGAACAGCGCCCGTCCCGCGTACCGGCACCCGCCGACGCCACCGCCGGTGCCGGTGCCGGTGCCGGTGGTGGTGAACCGCCGGCCGACGGGACGATCCGGCTGGAGGACGTCTCCTTCCGCTACCGCCCCGACGGCCCCGACGTGCTGCACCACCTCGACCTGGAGCTGCCGCCCGGCCGCTCCACCGCCGTGGTCGGCCTCAACGGCGCGGGCAAGACCACCGTGGTGCGGCTGCTCGCCCGGCTGCGCGAACCCGGTGCCGGACGGATCACCGTCGGCGGCGCCGACCTGGCCCACCAGCCGGTGGCCGACTGGCACCGGCGGATCGCGGTGATCTTCCAGGACTTCGCCCGCTACGAGCTCACCGGCGCCGAGAACATCGCCCTCGGCCGGCCCGCCCTGCTCACCGACCGGGCCGCGCTGCGGGCCGCCGCCGACCGGGCCGGGGTCCTCGACGTGCTCGACGCGCTGCCCGACGGGCTGGACACCGTGCTCAGTTCGCACTACCGGGGCGGCAGCGACCTGTCCGGCGGGCAGTGGCAGCGGGTCGCCCTGGCCCGGGCCATGCTGGCCCTCGCCGACGGCGCCTCCCTGCTCGTCCTGGACGAACCCACCGCCCAGCTCGACGTCCGCGCCGAGGCCGCGTTCTTCGACCGCTTCCTGGAGATCACCCGCGGCGTCACCAGCGTCATCATCGCGCACCGCTTCTCCAGTGTCCGGCGCGCCGACCACATCGTCGTCCTCGACGGCGGCCGGGTCGCCGAGTCCGGCACCCACGACGAACTGCTGGCCCTGGACGGCGAGTACGCCCGCCTGTTCCGCGCCCAGGCCGAACGCTTCACCGCCGACGCCGACGCCGACGCCAGCCTCGTCACCCCTGCCACCGGCGCCGCTGCCACCACTGCCGACGCTGACGCCACCATCCCCGACTCCCCGGACGCCACCGGCGCCGACACCCCGCCCGCCGAGGAGGCCCCGCGGTGACCGACCTGATCCCGGCCCTGCGCCACCTGCTGGTCCTCGCCTGGCGGTGCGACCCGCGCCGACTGCTGCGCGCCGCCGCCATGATGGCGGTCGGCTGCCTCGCCACCCCGCTGATCGCCCTGTGCCTGAAGGGCCTCACCACCGAGACGCTGGCCGGGCACGGCGGCAGCGCCGTCCTGCTCGGCCTGGCCGCCGCCGTCCTGCTGGTGCTCGAACTGATGATGGGCCACTTCGCGCACCTGGCCTACTTCGAGCTCGGCGACCTCGGCGAGGTCGAGCTGCAGAACCGGCTGGTCGCCCTCGCGCACGGCGCGCCCGGCCTGGAGGACCTCGACACCCCCCGGTTCGCCGACACGCTCGCGCTCGTCCGCGACGACCTGCCGCGCACCCGGGCCTCGCTCGAAGCAGCCCTGCAACTCGCCGGTCTGGCCATCCAGTTGGGCCTGACGGCGGTGCTGCTCGGCCTGCTCGACCCGTGGCTGCTGCTGCTCCCGCTGCTGGGGGCCGTCCCGGTGCTGGCCGGCCACCGGGCCCAGCGCCTGCTGGACGCCGCCAAGGAGTCCGCCGCCCCGCACCAGCGCCTCGGCCGCCACCTGCTGGACGTCGCCACCGGCCACGCCACCGCCAAGGAGGCCCGGCTGGCCGGTGCCGCGCCCTTCCTGCTCGACCGCCACCATCGCGAGTGGCGCGCCACCACCCGCCTGCTCGGCGGCGCCCACACCCGGGCCGCCGCCCTGCGCGCGGGCGGCCAGCTCTGCTTCGCGCTCGGCTACGCCGCCGCGATCTGGCTGGTGGTCCGGCAGGCCCGGCACGGCGTCTCGCCGCTCGGCGACGTCATCCTGGTGATCACGCTGGCCGCCCAGCTCTCGCTCCAGGTCGGCACCGCGATCCAGCTGCTCACCGTCCTCCAGGACGCCGGCCGCACCGCCCACCGCCTCGACGCCCTGAAACCCTCGACTCCCTTCCGCTCCAAGCTTCCTGACGGCACGTCAGCCCCGCTCGTCCTGGCCCGCGGCATCCGGCTCGAACACGTCTCCTTCCAGTACCCGGGCAGCACCCGGCGGGTGCTGGACGACGTCACGCTCGACATCCCGGCCGGCACCGCGCTCGCCGTGGTCGGCGAGAACGGCGCCGGCAAGAGCACCCTGATCAAGCTGCTCTGCGGCCTCTACCGGCCGACCGGCGGACGCGTCCTGGTCGACGGCGTCGACCTGACCGCCGCCGACCCCGCCGACTGGCAGCGCCGGATCGCCACCCTGTTCCAGGACTTCGCCCGCCTCGAACTGCGCCTGCGCGACAACACCGGCATCGGCGACCTCGACCGGATCGACGACGACGCGGCCCTGGCCGCCGCCCTGGACGCCGCCGAGGCCGCCCCGGTGGCCGCCGCCGTCCCCGGCGGCCTGGACGGCCTGATCGGGCGCAGCTACGGCGACGGCGTGGACCTGTCCGGCGGGCAGTGGCAGAAGCTCGGCCTGGCCCGCGCCCTGCTGCGCCGCGACCCGCTGCTGCTGGTCCTGGACGAGCCGGCCTCCGCACTGGACGCGGCGGCCGAGCAGGCCCTGTTCGAACGGTTCGCCCGGCTGGTCGCGGACTCCCGCTCCCGGACCGGCGCGGTCAGCGTGCTGGTCTCGCACCGCTTCTCCACCGTCCGGATGGCCGACCTGATCCTGGTCCTGGAACACGGCCGCCTCGCCCAGGCCGGCACCCACGAGGACCTGCTCGCCGCCGGCGGCCTGTACGCGGAGCTGTACCGCCTCCAGGCCCGGGTGTACGCCTGACCGATCCCCCGGCGCCGACGGGGACGGGAGCCGCCGACCGACATGCCCCCGTCCCCGCACCCGCACCCGTCGGCCGTCAGGAGGTGGGCAGGACCAGGGCCCAGGTGTCGACGGAGAAGTCGACCTCCATGCCGTGCTTGCGGTACAGCTCCGGTGCGCCGGTCGCGTTCTCGGTGTCGACGCCCAGGCCGACGGCGGAGCGGCCGTCGGCGGCGTGCACCGCGAAGAAGTGCCGGAGCAGGTAGCCGCCGAGGCCGCGGCCGCGGGCGGCGGGCAGGACGCCGATGTTGAACGCCCAGGCCAGGGTGGGGAGTCGGACGCCGGTGCGCAGCACACCGACGTCGCCCTGGCCGTCGAGTTCGGCGACCCAGACCCGGGACCAGTCGACGGTGTCGGCGTGGATGTCGGCCAGCCACTGCTCGTAGCCGCGGGGCTTGAAGTCGTAGTGCTCGGCGAAGGTCTGCTGGAGCAGCCGGTGGGCGATCCGCCGGTCCTCCTCCCGGGCGCAGTCGCGCAGCCGCACTCCGGCGGGGGGTTCGGGCAGCGGGTCGGTCTCCGGGGAGACGTCGCGCCGCAGGGCGTGGTGGCGGCGGGCGAGCCGCCAACCGCGGGCCCGCATCGCGTCGGTGTCGGTGGTGGGTTCGGCGTTGAGCAGCAGGTGCAGGACGGCGCGGTCGGCGCCGTTGCGGCGGGCGAGTTCGGTGGCGCGGGCCTCCATCAGGTCGAACAGGTGCAGGCCGCCCGCGAGTTGGCCCGGCAGCAGGTACTGGTCGAGGTCGATCCGCTCGCCGCCGGAGCGGTCGCGGACCAGCCCGTACCCGACCAACTGCCCGTCGGCGTCGTGCAGGAGCCAGGTGTCGCGCGCCAAGTCAACGTCTGGTCGGCCGAGTTCGGACTCCACCTCGTCGGGTTCGGTCTCCGCCCACCCGATCTCCATCTCGTCCACCTGGTTCAGCAGCGCGCAGACCGCCGCCGCGTCCCCGGCCGCCGCGGGCCGCACCGTCATACCGTCCGGGAGTGCCATCGCCGCTCCCCCTCCTCCGTCGTCGACTTCTCCGGCAAACCCACCCTTTCTATCCGGCCGACCGACTCCGCCTCACGGCTTTCCCGTTTCCCGCCCACGATCGCCCGTCATCGTCCCCGTCCGTCCACCGGATCCGCGTAGCCGTCGACGATGATCCCCACGGCCGCACCGGCGTGCAGTTCTCCCCCGGTGCTTGCGGCTAGCGGCGGACCTGGATCAGCGCGTGCCGCCCGTCCGTGCGCCACGGGGTGCCGGTGGCGTCGAGGCGGGGCGGGAGGTCGGGGGCGAGGCCGACGGCGACGTCGGACTTGAGGGTGCGGAGGGTGGCGACGGGGGTCGGGAAGTAGGCGGTCAGGGCGGCGAAGGGGGTGGTGGGGGCCAGTGGCGGTCGCCCACCAGGCGGCGGTGGTTGAGGTCGCCCTTGAGGATGGTCAGGGTGGCGCCGGAGAGTTCGTCCCGCAGGTCGGCGGGCATCGCGTCGAAGGGCAGCGGGGCGCAGAAGAACGGGTGGGCGCCGATCGTCAGGGTGCCCGCGCCCATCGCCCGCCACAGCCGCTCGCCGATCGCGGCGGCGGCGCTGCCGGGGGCGGTGCGCAGCCGGGTGAGGGCGGCCAGGGTGTCGGCGGTGGTGGCGTCCGAGACGAAGTGGGGCTGTGGTTTGACGTGCAGGGTGACGCGTCCGGCCAGGCCGGAGGTGAGCAGGTGGTCGATCAGGACCAGGTCGGGGAGGAGTTCGCGTCCGGCGTTGTCGGCGACGAGGTCGACCCGACCGCCCCGGCCGTGTTCGAGCACGGACCAGAGCGCCGCGCTGTCGTCGGCGACCAGCGCGGCGGCGGACGTCCCGTCGTCCCCGGCCGTGAGCCGGAAGCTGAGGTCGGCGCGGTTGCCCCAGAGCGCGGCGGACAGCAGCGCCTGCCGCGAGGGCTCGGCGGCGTCCAGCGCGGCCAGTTCCCCGGCCACCGCCGGCCCGGCCAGTTCGGCGGCCTTGACCGGGGCGAACGGGTCGACGCCCTGCCAGGGGCCCGGCCGGAAGTAGCCGGTGGCGTCCAGCAGTCGGCGGTAGAAGTAGCTCTCGGCCCACAGGAACGGCGCCTCGTCCCACCGCCTCCCCCACAGCCCGGCACCCCACTCCCGCCACCGCGCCGCGTCCGGGTCGTCCCCGTCCGGCGGTTCCAGCACGCCGCCGCCGGTGCTCTGCGCGAGCAGCGCCGCCAGCCGCTCCCGCTGCGCCGGCCCGTACGGCAGCGCGTCCAGCACCTGCCGGATCAGCACCGGGTGGCGCTCGTGGAAGACGCCCCGGGCGAAGGACCCGGGCACGTCGATCCGGATCACGGGCGCGTCGGGGAGGTTCGGGGGGTTCGGCACGGGCGGGCTCGGCTCTCTCGCAGCGGCACGGACGGACAGGGCGGACGGACGAACGAACGGTCAGACGGACGGGCGGTCAGGCGGCGTCCCCCGCGATGCTTTCACGCCGCGCCCGACCGCCCCGGCAGGGCCGCGCCCTCCGGCGGCCGGGCTACCGCCACAATGACCGCATGAGAGTGATCTTCACGCTGGCCGGGGCGGCGCTGCTGCTGACGACGGCGGCCGGCATCCTGCGGACCCTGGTGGTGCCGCGCGGGCTGTACTCGGCCCTGGTGATCCGGCTGTGGTCGGTGCTGCGCCGGGTGCTGCGGACGGTCGCGGCGCCGTTCGGCGGTTACCGGGCGATCGACCGGGCGCAGACCTGGCTGGCGCCGCTGATCCTGCTGGGGATGCTGGGCTGCTGGCTGGCGTCCACGCTGCTCGCGTACACCCTGCTGCTGCAGGGGACGTCCGGACTGCCGTGGCGGGTGGCGTTCCGGGAGGCCGGGTCGAGCCTGTTCACGCTGGGTTTCGCCAGCGGCGACCGGCTGCACCTGTCGGTGATCGACTTCCTGGCGGCGGCCAACGGCCCGCTGATCATCGCGCTGCTGATCGCCTACCTGCCGACGCTCTACGGGGCGTACAACCGGCGGGAGTTGGAGGTGACGCTGCTGCAGTCCCGGGCGGGCGAGCCGGCCTGGGGGCCGGAACTGCTGGCCCGGCAGGCGCTGGTGCGCACCGAGAGCGGGCTGCCGCAGCTGTACCGGGACTGGGAGCGGCTGGCCGCGGACCTCGGCGAGGGCCACTCCAACTACCCGGTGCTGATCTCGTTCCGCTCCCCGCAGCCGTACCGCAGCTGGGTGGTCGGCCTGATCGCGGTGATGGACGCGGCCGCGATGCAACTGGCGCTCGCCCCGCGCTCCGCCCCGCCCGAGGCCCGCCTGCTGCTGCGCGCTGGGTTCACCGCGCTGCGCGACATCGCCACGGCGCTGCGCATCCCGTTCGACCCGGACCCGGACCCGGACGGTCAGATCCGGCTGACGTACGCCGAGTTCGACGCCGCGGCGGCCCTGGTCGCCGCGTCGGGCATGCCCCTGGAGCGGACGGTCGCCGAAGCCTGGCCGCACTTCCGCGGCTGGCGGGTCAACTACGAGGCCGTCGCCTACGAACTGGCCCGCCGCGCCGACGCCGTCCCCGCCCTCTGGACCGGCCCGCGCGACTTCCCCGCCACCCCGATCCCACCCCGCCGCCCCGCCGACCGCCGCCCCACCGGCCCCTGACCCGACCCGACCCGACCTGACCCGACCCGACCCGACCCGACCCGACCTGGCCTGGCCCGGCCTGACCTCAGCTGACCTGTCCGGCCCGACCCGGAACTGGCCCGTCCCGCGCACCGGGGCACCTCCGGAAAGCACGGACGCCACGGAAAGCACGGGCACCGCAGATGCCCCGGCGCAGGCGGAAGGGGAGCGCTCCGAGTCGCGGTGACCCCGGAGCGCTCCCCCGTCGGACTCGCCGACTAGCGGCCGCCGCGCAGCAGTTGTTCCTCCGCGGTGGCCAGGACCTCCACCACCTGGCGGCCGAAGCCGATGTCGCAGGGATGCGGGTCGCCGGTCTTCGCCGCGGTGAGGAGGGCGTCCAGGGCGCGGGCGAAGGCGGCGGTGGGGTGTTCGTCGCGGTGGGGGAGGGTGGTGACGCCGGAGGTGCCGCGCAGTTCGACCGCGACGCCGTGGGCGGAGGCGGCGGGCGGGGCGGTCAGGCTGAGGGTGACGGTGCTGGAGGCGCCGCCGCGGTGGCGGAGCACCAGGTGGGTGGTGTCGCCGGGGCCGGGGGCGGCGGTCAGCCGGTCGACCTCGCCGAGGACCGGCAGCAGGACGGACAGGGCGTGCGGGCCGACGTCCCAGAGCGCGCCCTTCTGCTGGCGCCAGGGGGAGGCGGCGTAGGGGCTGTCGGTGGTGAAGACCGAGCCGATCCAGTGGCAGTGGGCGGTGAACCAGCCGTCCTGGGCGGCCTGTTCGGTGATCCACTCCTCCTGGACGGTGCCGAACCGGGTGGTGAAGAAGACCACCGAGGCGACGCCGGACGCGGCCACCGCGTCCTCGACGGCGCGGGCGGCGTCGACCGTCGCGGCGACCGGCTTGTCGAGCAGCAGGTGCTTGCCGGCCTGCGCGGCCCGGGCCGCGTACTCGGCCTGCACGTCCGGCGGGAGGGCGATCGCGACCGCGTCGACGTCGGCCAGCAGGGCGTCCACCGTCGGGTAGGTCGGGACGCCGTGCACGGCGGCGAGTTCGGCGGCGGCCTCGGGGCGGCGGCCCCAGAGTCCGGCGAAGGTGACGTCGGGATGGGCGGCGAGGGCGGGGGCGTGCACGAAGCCCGCCCAGGGGCCGGTGCCGAGGAGTCCGATGCGCATGGTGCTCAGTCTTCCACTGCGGCGTCGGCGACCCGGATCAGGGTGAACCCGTCGTACCCCTTGGCCCCGACGGTCTGCACGGTGGTGGCGTCCAGCCGCTTGTCGCCCGCGAGCAGCTCGTGCATCCGCCGCACGCCGCGCACCGCCTCGTCCGTGCTGTCGGGGTCGGCGAGCTTCCCGCCGCGCACCACGTTGTCGACCACCATCACCGCGCCGGGCCGGGCCAGGGCCAGGGCGGCCTCGACGTAGTGCGGGATGTTGGCCTTGTCGGCGTCGATGAAGAAGAAGTCGTACGGTCCGGCGCCCTGGTCGATCAGCTGCGCCAGGCTGTCGCGGGCCGGGCCGACCCGGACCTCGACCTGGTCGGCCAGGCCGGCCCGGTCGAGGTTGGCGGTGGCCACGGCGGCGTGCGCCGGGTCGATCTCCAGGGTGGTCAGGGTGCCGCCGACGGGCAGGGCGCGGGCCAGCCAGATGGTGCTGTAGCCGGCCAGCGT
This is a stretch of genomic DNA from Kitasatospora fiedleri. It encodes these proteins:
- a CDS encoding Gfo/Idh/MocA family protein → MRIGLLGTGPWAGFVHAPALAAHPDVTFAGLWGRRPEAAAELAAVHGVPTYPTVDALLADVDAVAIALPPDVQAEYAARAAQAGKHLLLDKPVAATVDAARAVEDAVAASGVASVVFFTTRFGTVQEEWITEQAAQDGWFTAHCHWIGSVFTTDSPYAASPWRQQKGALWDVGPHALSVLLPVLGEVDRLTAAPGPGDTTHLVLRHRGGASSTVTLSLTAPPAASAHGVAVELRGTSGVTTLPHRDEHPTAAFARALDALLTAAKTGDPHPCDIGFGRQVVEVLATAEEQLLRGGR
- a CDS encoding ATP-binding cassette domain-containing protein; protein product: MTDLIPALRHLLVLAWRCDPRRLLRAAAMMAVGCLATPLIALCLKGLTTETLAGHGGSAVLLGLAAAVLLVLELMMGHFAHLAYFELGDLGEVELQNRLVALAHGAPGLEDLDTPRFADTLALVRDDLPRTRASLEAALQLAGLAIQLGLTAVLLGLLDPWLLLLPLLGAVPVLAGHRAQRLLDAAKESAAPHQRLGRHLLDVATGHATAKEARLAGAAPFLLDRHHREWRATTRLLGGAHTRAAALRAGGQLCFALGYAAAIWLVVRQARHGVSPLGDVILVITLAAQLSLQVGTAIQLLTVLQDAGRTAHRLDALKPSTPFRSKLPDGTSAPLVLARGIRLEHVSFQYPGSTRRVLDDVTLDIPAGTALAVVGENGAGKSTLIKLLCGLYRPTGGRVLVDGVDLTAADPADWQRRIATLFQDFARLELRLRDNTGIGDLDRIDDDAALAAALDAAEAAPVAAAVPGGLDGLIGRSYGDGVDLSGGQWQKLGLARALLRRDPLLLVLDEPASALDAAAEQALFERFARLVADSRSRTGAVSVLVSHRFSTVRMADLILVLEHGRLAQAGTHEDLLAAGGLYAELYRLQARVYA
- a CDS encoding O-methyltransferase — protein: MGKSMQQNDPQVWTAVDAYAQERLIGPDEVLDAALAAADEAGLPQIAVAANQGKLLHLLALTQGARRILEIGTLAGYSTIWLARALPVGGTLTTLEIDPAHAAVATANLDRAGLADQVEVRVGPARDSLAQLIDQGAGPYDFFFIDADKANIPHYVEAALALARPGAVMVVDNVVRGGKLADPDSTDEAVRGVRRMHELLAGDKRLDATTVQTVGAKGYDGFTLIRVADAAVED
- a CDS encoding GNAT family N-acetyltransferase; its protein translation is MALPDGMTVRPAAAGDAAAVCALLNQVDEMEIGWAETEPDEVESELGRPDVDLARDTWLLHDADGQLVGYGLVRDRSGGERIDLDQYLLPGQLAGGLHLFDLMEARATELARRNGADRAVLHLLLNAEPTTDTDAMRARGWRLARRHHALRRDVSPETDPLPEPPAGVRLRDCAREEDRRIAHRLLQQTFAEHYDFKPRGYEQWLADIHADTVDWSRVWVAELDGQGDVGVLRTGVRLPTLAWAFNIGVLPAARGRGLGGYLLRHFFAVHAADGRSAVGLGVDTENATGAPELYRKHGMEVDFSVDTWALVLPTS
- a CDS encoding ATP-binding cassette domain-containing protein translates to MPSPAPPSASAPAAPPPLAAPSPPSGPAPTAAGAPPAPGLPERLRRRVRHRLAAARLLRLLHPALLVGATVLHLAVGLLPIGFIAATSHLIAALPAARTGGGGPTAALLIAAAAFVLHQALAPFQSLVGELVARQVDGARIADLMACALDGLDSAALEEQDVLDLLAEARGGFDRLSPTPGEAAAGTLALLARYAQLLGAATVVGIALGWLPALLVTAAALVIRAGQRGALSRFGAARATMTGRRRRLAYLRRTATGTGIAKEARMLGLVPWLRERHTAEARRYLEPLWATRRRLLFRPFLGLAAVGLLGGGAALALLARGGAAHTLTLFQLSAALQAVLVPMRFGVFFPESDMQTLYGLTAEDALRTLEQRPSRVPAPADATAGAGAGAGGGEPPADGTIRLEDVSFRYRPDGPDVLHHLDLELPPGRSTAVVGLNGAGKTTVVRLLARLREPGAGRITVGGADLAHQPVADWHRRIAVIFQDFARYELTGAENIALGRPALLTDRAALRAAADRAGVLDVLDALPDGLDTVLSSHYRGGSDLSGGQWQRVALARAMLALADGASLLVLDEPTAQLDVRAEAAFFDRFLEITRGVTSVIIAHRFSSVRRADHIVVLDGGRVAESGTHDELLALDGEYARLFRAQAERFTADADADASLVTPATGAAATTADADATIPDSPDATGADTPPAEEAPR